From the genome of Triticum aestivum cultivar Chinese Spring chromosome 3B, IWGSC CS RefSeq v2.1, whole genome shotgun sequence, one region includes:
- the LOC123069787 gene encoding kinesin-like protein KIN-13A, producing the protein MARWLQSAGLQHLAVSSSAPGPGLAMGMAGDLRGGGILPNLLMQGYGPQSIEEKQKLYMLLRSLNFNGESAAPISEPYTPTTQSFSGGPPTDGFYSPELRGEFGAGLLDLHAMDDSELLSENVASEPFEASPFVPKETDDDEDDIISGSQQGLSENYGGAITSEKESNTKESNVAKIKVVVRKRPLNRKEISRKEDDVIDVHNSQFLTVHEPKLKVDLTAYVDKHEFCFDAVLDEAVTNDEVYRETVEPIIPIIFRRTKATCFAYGQTGSGKTYTMQPLPLRAAQDMVYLLHQPVYLSQNFKLWLSYFEIYGGKLYDLLSERRPLCIREDGKKQVCIVGLQEFEVSDVRIVKEYIERGNASRSTGSTGANEESSRSHAILQLTVKKHIPVTETRRQRDREANEAKNTKLVGKLSFIDLAGSERGADTTDNDKQTRIEGAEINKSLLALKECIRALDNDQIHIPFRGSKLTEVLRDSFVGNSRTVMISCISPGSGSCEHTLNTLRYADRVKSLSKSGNSKKEQFSGQFVSSSKEATHTSYPLSGEAEETVDQIEENRHIDASRRVVEICMSSSVDHDRNSFSMIPSYPHRGREETGSTSSLNDRERIDFKSNPTGYSSKAQSLQNSVNSQEEDKVTKVSPPRRKPNREDKSERQNNYVKKENGADVNRIVHRQQLKQQQQRPRSTSASQVSSRQSEKESSCDEEINAILEEEEALIAAHRKEIENTMEIVREEMNLLADVDQPGSLIDNYVAQLNFLLSRKASGLISLQARLARFQQRLKEEEILSRKKPSR; encoded by the exons ATGGCCCGGTGGCTGCAGTCCGCGGGGCTGCAGCACCTCGCGGTGTCCTCCTCCGCTCCTGGGCCCGGACTGGCGATGGGGATGGCCGGAGACCTCCGCGGCGGCGGTATCCTCCCGAACCTTCTCATGCAG GGGTATGGGCCCCAATCGATCGAAGAAAAACAGAAGCTTTACATGCTATTAAGGAGCCTGAATTTTAATGGTGAATCAGCTGCACCTATATCTGAGCCATACACACCGACAACCCAGAGCTTCAGTGGTGGGCCCCCCACAGATGGATTCTACTCACCCGAACTTAGAGGTGAATTCGGAGCTGGCCTTTTGGATCTTCATGCAATGGATGACAGCGAGCTTCTTTCTGAG AATGTAGCATCAGAACCATTTGAAGCTTCACCCTTTGTGCCAAAGGAAactgatgacgatgaggacgataTAATATCAGGAAGCCAGCAAGGTCTATCAGAAAATTATGGTGGTGCAATCACAAGCGAAAAAGAGAGCAATACTAAAGAAAGTAATGTAGCAAAGATTAAAGTTGTG GTAAGGAAGAGGCCTCTGAACAGAAAGGAAATATCTCGAAAGGAGGATGACGTAATAGATGTACATAATTCTCAATTCTTGACTGTTCATGAACCTAAATTAAAG GTGGATTTGACGGCTTATGTGGACAAACATGAATTCTGCTTTGATGCTGTCCTGGATGAGGCTGTAACTAATGACGAG GTGTACCGGGAGACTGTGGAGCCCATTATACCAATAATTTTCCGAAGGACCAAAGCAACATGCTTTGCATATGGCCAAACAG GTAGTGGTAAGACATATACAATGCAACCCCTACCTCTAAGGGCTGCACAGGATATGGTTTATCTTTTGCATCAACCTGTGTACCTGAGTCAAAATTTCAAGTTGTGGCTTAGCTACTTTGAGATATATGGCGGGAAGCTTTATGACCTTTTGAGCGAAAGGAG gcCACTCTGCATTAGGGAAGATGGAAAGAAACAGGTCTGCATTGTTGGCTTACAGGAATTTGAGGTTTCTGATGTCCGGATTGTCAAAGAATACATTGAGAGAGGAAATGCCTCGAGAAGCACAGGATCAACTGGGGCCAACGAAGAGTCATCACGATCTCACGCCATTCTGCAATTAACTGTGAAGAAGCATATCCCAGTGACAGAGACCAGAAGACAGAGAGATCGTGAGGCTAATGAAGCTAAAAATACAAAGCTTGTGGGAAAATTGTCATTTATAGACCTTGCTGGAAGCGAGCGTGGTGCTGATACAACAGATAATGACAAGCAGACAAG AATTGAGGGTGCAGAAATAAACAAGAGCCTTTTGGCTCTCAAGGAATGCATTCGGGCACTGGATAATGATCAGATACATATTCCTTTCAGAGGAAGCAAGCTAACCGAGGTGCTTCGTGATTCGTTTGTTGGTAACTCTCGAACAGTAATGATTTCTTGCATCTCACCGGGTTCAGGTTCATGTGAACACACGCTAAATACCTTAAGATATGCTGACAG GGTTAAGAGTCTCTCGAAAAGTGGCAACTCAAAAAAAGAGCAGTTCAGTGGGCAGTTTGTGTCCTCCAGCAAGGAAGCTACCCATACATCATATCCATTATCAGGTGAAGCTGAAGAAACTGTGGACCAGATTGAAGAGAACAGACATATTGATGCTTCAAGGAGAGTTGTTGAAATCTGTATGAGTTCTTCAGTGGATCATGATAGGAACTCATTTAGTATGATTCCAAGTTATCCTCATAGAGGAAGGGAAGAAACTGGTTCAACATCTAGTTTGAATGATAGGGAGAGAATTGATTTCAAATCTAACCCGACTGGTTATAGTAGTAAAGCACAGTCACTTCAGAATTCAGTTAATTCACAAGAAGAAGATAAAGTTACAAAAGTCTCACCTCCTCGGAGAAAACCTAATAGGGAGGACAAATCTGAAAGGCAGAACAACTATGTGAAAAAGGAAAATGGGGCAGATGTAAATCGGATTGTTCACAGACAGCAACTGAAACAGCAGCAGCAAAGACCACGGTCTACTTCGGCATCACAGGTTTCATCGAGACAATCTGAAAAGGAAAGTTCGTGTGATGAGGAAATAAATGCAATACTTGAG GAAGAGGAGGCATTGATAGCAGCTCACAGAAAGGAAATTGAAAATACTATGGAAATAGTGCGGGAA GAGATGAACCTATTAGCAGATGTTGACCAACCAGGTAGCCTTATTGACAATTATGTGGCACAACTGAATTTTCTCCTGTCACGGAAGGCGTCCGGCTTGATCAGTC